A part of Cottoperca gobio chromosome 4, fCotGob3.1, whole genome shotgun sequence genomic DNA contains:
- the LOC115006923 gene encoding neuroligin-1-like, translated as MGVVGFLSTGDQAAKGNYGLLDQIQALRWTSENIAAFGGDPLRITVFGSGAGASCVNLLTLSHYSEGNRWSNSTKGLFQRAIAMSGTALSSWAVSFQPAKYARMLARKVGCNLEDTVELVGCLQRKHYKELVDQDIQPARYHIAFGPVIDGDVIPDDPQILMEQGEFLNYDIMLGVNQGEGLKFVELIVDNENGVQANDFDYAVSSFVDDLYGYPEGKDILRETIKFMYTDWADRHNPETRRKTLLALFTDHQWVAPAVATADLHSSFGSPTYFYAFYHHCQTEQVPPWADAAHGDEIPYVFGLPMIGPTELFPCNFSKNDVMLSAVVMTYWTNFAKTGDPNQPVPQDTKFIHTKPNRFEEVAWTRYNQKDQLYLHIGLKPRVKEHYRANKVNLWLELVPHLHSLNEVTQLIPTTTKIPPPEATNRTPNTKAMVTKRPNPTPFPTETQDSHIQPHLVDQRDYSTELSVTIAVGASLLFLNILAFAALYYKKDKRRHDVHRRCSPQRSAANDLAHTQEEEIMSLQMKQHSDLDCRGVGDSLHPHDVVLRTACPPDYTLAMRRSPDDIPLMTPNTITMIPSTMGGLTSLHSFNTFPSSGQNNTLPHPHPHSHSTTRV; from the exons ATGGGTGTGGTTG GCTTCTTGAGTACAGGTGACCAGGCAGCTAAAGGGAATTACGGTTTGCTGGACCAGATCCAGGCTCTGCGTTGGACCAGTGAGAACATCGCAGCCTTCGGCGGCGACCCGTTACGTATCACCGTGTTCGGCTCGGGCGCCGGAGCTTCCTGTGTCAACCTGCTCACTCTGTCTCACTACTCCGAGGGAAACCGCTGGAGCAACTCCACCAAAG GACTGTTCCAGAGGGCCATCGCCATGAGCGGCACAGCTCTGTCCAGCTGGGCTGTCAGTTTTCAGCCAGCCAAGTATGCCCGGATGCTGGCCCGTAAGGTGGGCTGTAACTTGGAGGACACTGTAGAGCTTGTGGGGTGCCTTCAGAGAAAACATTACAAGGAGTTGGTGGATCAAGACATCCAGCCGGCCCGCTACCACATCGCCTTTGGACCTGTTATTGATGGAGACGTTATACCTGATGACCCTCAGATACTCATGGAGCAAG GTGAGTTCCTCAACTACGATATTATGCTGGGAGTTAACCAGGGCGAGGGCCTTAAGTTTGTGGAGCTTATCGTGGACAACGAAAATGGCGTTCAGGCTAACGACTTTGACTACGCCGTGTCCAGCTTTGTGGATGACCTCTATGGCTACCCAGAGGGTAAAGACATCCTCCGAGAGACTATCAAGTTCATGTACACAGACTGGGCTGATAGGCACAACCCGGAGACCCGCCGGAAAACACTGCTGGCCCTTTTCACCGATCACCAGTGGGTGGCACCGGCCGTCGCCACAGCTGACCTGCACTCCAGCTTCGGGTCACCGACATACTTCTATGCCTTCTACCACCACTGTCAGACAGAACAG GTACCGCCGTGGGCAGACGCAGCACATGGAGATGAGATCCCGTATGTGTTTGGCCTACCAATGATTGGACCAACAGAGCTGTTTCCCTGCAACTTCTCCAAGAATGACGTGATGCTCAGTGCCGTAGTCATGACCTACTGGACAAACTTTGCTAAAACAGG GGATCCTAACCAGCCTGTCCCCCAGGACACCAAGTTCATCCACACCAAGCCCAATCGCTTTGAAGAAGTGGCATGGACACGCTACAACCAGAAAGACCAGCTTTACTTACACATTGGCCTGAAACCCCGTGTCAAAGAGCACTACCGTGCCAACAAG gtCAACTTGTGGTTGGAGCTGGTTCCTCATCTGCACAGCCTCAACGAGGTCACCCAACTCATCCCCACCACCACCAAG ATCCCTCCACCGGAGGCTACCAATCGCACACCGAATACTAAGGCTATGGTGACCAAGCGCCCTAACCCGACTCCTTTCCCTACCGAGACCCAGGACAGCCACATCCAGCCACACCTGGTGGACCAGCGTGACTACTCTACTGAGCTGTCTGTGACCATTGCTGTAGGTGCTTCCCTGCTCTTCCTCAACATTCTGGCCTTCGCTGCCCTTTACTACAAGAAGGACAAGCGCCGGCATGATGTCCACAGGCGCTGCAGCCCCCAACGGAGCGCTGCCAATGACCTGGCTCACACTCAGGAGGAGGAGATCATGTCCCTGCAGATGAAGCAGCACTCGGATCTGGACTGCAGGGGAGTGGGCGACTCCCTCCACCCACACGACGTGGTGCTGAGGACTGCCTGTCCGCCGGACTACACTCTGGCGATGAGGCGCTCACCGGACGACATCCCGCTTATGACACCAAACACCATAACCATGATCCCCAGCACCATGGGGGGGCTCACCTCGCTCCACTCTTTCAACACCTTCCCTAGCAGCGGGCAGAATAACACCCTGCCCCACCCGcacccacactcacactccACCACCCGGGTATAG